A window of the Streptomyces sp. NBC_00454 genome harbors these coding sequences:
- a CDS encoding GntR family transcriptional regulator, with amino-acid sequence MTDDAAIAAATSAVNASDPLWSQASDRIREEIARRGLSAGSKLPPERELCTRLDVSRVTLRRALAHLVDQGLVTASHGRGWFVAAPVPPAPAREWPKDLESFTATARRKHMRASSVVLHQETVTASLDDADRLDVPAGTPLLRLERVRLLNEVRIALDRTLVVAELAPDLTRTDFREASLFEELRRWGVEPDRAEATIEARTADGELAGHLGIAEGAPVLVLDQTVYTRDQRPLLLSTVEYSGDRYRLRTTLQTD; translated from the coding sequence ATGACCGACGACGCTGCCATCGCCGCCGCCACCTCCGCCGTCAACGCCTCCGACCCCCTGTGGTCCCAGGCCTCGGACCGGATCCGCGAGGAGATCGCGCGCCGCGGCCTGTCCGCGGGCAGCAAGCTGCCGCCCGAACGCGAGCTCTGCACCCGGCTGGACGTCTCCCGCGTCACCCTGCGCCGCGCGCTGGCCCACCTCGTCGACCAGGGGCTGGTCACCGCCTCGCACGGCCGCGGCTGGTTCGTGGCCGCCCCCGTGCCGCCGGCGCCCGCCCGCGAGTGGCCCAAGGACCTGGAGTCCTTCACCGCCACCGCGCGCCGCAAGCACATGCGCGCCAGCTCGGTCGTCCTGCACCAGGAGACGGTCACCGCCTCGCTCGACGACGCGGACCGCCTCGACGTGCCCGCGGGCACCCCGCTGCTGCGCCTCGAGCGGGTCCGGCTGCTCAACGAGGTCCGGATCGCCCTCGACCGGACCCTGGTGGTCGCCGAACTCGCGCCCGACCTCACCCGCACCGACTTCCGCGAGGCCTCCCTCTTCGAGGAACTGCGCCGCTGGGGCGTCGAGCCCGACCGCGCCGAGGCCACGATCGAGGCACGCACCGCGGACGGGGAGCTCGCCGGGCACCTGGGCATCGCGGAGGGCGCGCCCGTACTCGTCCTCGACCAGACCGTGTACACGCGTGACCAGCGGCCGCTCCTGCTGTCCACCGTGGAGTACAGCGGGGACCGCTACCGGCTGCGCACCACTCTGCAGACAGACTGA
- a CDS encoding MFS transporter, protein MTNRILPPPGVPRRLAAAQLSNSVGDGAYYVCSALYFTRVVGLSPAQIGLGLTIAWAVGSVAGVPLGALADRRGPRGTSVLLAVATAASVCSFLFIRSFWAFLAAVLVYATAQCGLAAARQALLAGLVAPEERTGVLAHLQAVLNAGLAVGAALGGLALGVGTERAYFAVFALDALAFLLCAAVLLRLPVVAPVPDRAAGEPRLAVLRDRPYALVTLLNAILLLRMPLLSLAIPLWIVERTHAPGWMASALFVLNTLAVMLFQVRVARPVTDLDSARRAVRVSGLVVAAACGVFALSALPRSGWAAAAILLAGAVLQVDAEMRQSAGSWQIGFGLAPAERMGQYQGFFGTGVPIARTLGPLVLTSLLLLWGIPGWLLLGGLLLAASYAMGPAVRRAEAARGGDGGNGGGNDGDGGNDGGDGAARASVRSR, encoded by the coding sequence GTGACGAACCGGATCCTGCCCCCGCCCGGAGTGCCGCGCCGACTGGCCGCCGCCCAGCTGAGCAACTCCGTCGGAGACGGCGCCTACTACGTGTGTTCGGCGCTCTACTTCACCCGGGTGGTGGGTCTCTCGCCGGCCCAGATCGGTCTGGGCCTCACGATCGCCTGGGCGGTCGGCTCGGTCGCGGGCGTGCCGCTGGGCGCGCTCGCCGACCGGCGCGGGCCGCGCGGCACCTCCGTGCTGCTGGCCGTGGCCACGGCCGCGTCCGTCTGCTCCTTCCTGTTCATCCGCTCCTTCTGGGCCTTCCTGGCCGCCGTCCTCGTCTACGCCACCGCCCAGTGCGGACTGGCCGCGGCCCGCCAGGCGCTGCTCGCCGGCCTGGTCGCCCCCGAGGAGCGGACCGGGGTGCTGGCCCACCTCCAGGCCGTGCTCAACGCGGGCCTCGCGGTGGGCGCGGCCCTCGGCGGACTGGCCCTCGGCGTCGGCACCGAGCGCGCCTACTTCGCCGTCTTCGCGCTCGACGCCCTGGCCTTCCTGCTGTGCGCCGCCGTACTGCTGCGGCTGCCGGTGGTGGCGCCCGTCCCGGACCGGGCGGCGGGGGAGCCGCGCCTGGCGGTGCTCCGGGACCGGCCGTACGCGCTGGTCACCCTGCTCAACGCGATCCTGCTGCTGCGGATGCCGCTGCTCAGCCTGGCGATACCGCTGTGGATCGTGGAGCGCACGCACGCCCCCGGCTGGATGGCGTCGGCGCTGTTCGTGCTCAACACCCTCGCCGTGATGCTGTTCCAGGTGCGGGTGGCCCGCCCGGTGACGGATCTGGACAGCGCTCGGCGGGCGGTACGGGTCTCCGGGCTGGTGGTGGCCGCCGCGTGCGGGGTGTTCGCCCTGTCGGCGCTGCCCCGGTCCGGGTGGGCCGCCGCGGCGATCCTGCTGGCGGGCGCCGTGCTCCAGGTGGACGCCGAGATGCGGCAGTCCGCCGGGTCCTGGCAGATCGGCTTCGGGCTGGCCCCCGCCGAACGGATGGGCCAGTACCAGGGCTTCTTCGGCACCGGGGTGCCGATCGCCCGGACCCTGGGCCCGCTGGTGCTGACCTCGCTGCTGCTGCTCTGGGGGATCCCGGGCTGGCTGCTGCTGGGTGGGCTCCTGCTGGCGGCCTCGTACGCGATGGGTCCCGCCGTGCGCCGGGCGGAGGCCGCCCGGGGCGGGGACGGCGGCAACGGCGGCGGCAACGACGGGGACGGCGGCAACGACGGTGGGGACGGGGCCGCGCGGGCCTCAGTACGGTCGCGGTAG
- a CDS encoding GNAT family N-acetyltransferase, whose translation MPVPVLLAGRSVRLEPLAPHHTEALALAGAEDRTTYAFTPVPHGLQASHEYIDRALADQAAGRSLPFAVVRATDGRVVGSTRFLELDYWQGPLVWPAVPGIPFGDPATAIPDAAEIGNTWLSPAAQGTGINTEAKLLLLRHAFETWGVRRISLRADARNGRSRAAMERLGFTCEGVRRAHSRGLDGAVRSTAFYSILDEEWPTVRSVIEHRMSAGAQRKRRRKTLIPA comes from the coding sequence GTGCCCGTACCCGTACTCCTCGCCGGCCGCTCCGTGCGGCTCGAGCCCCTCGCCCCCCACCACACCGAGGCCTTGGCCCTGGCCGGGGCCGAGGATCGTACGACTTACGCCTTCACTCCCGTACCTCACGGGTTGCAGGCGTCCCACGAGTACATCGACCGTGCCCTCGCTGATCAGGCAGCGGGTCGATCGCTCCCCTTCGCGGTGGTCAGAGCCACCGACGGTCGGGTGGTCGGTTCGACCCGGTTCCTGGAACTCGATTACTGGCAGGGGCCGCTGGTCTGGCCCGCCGTGCCGGGGATCCCGTTCGGCGATCCGGCGACGGCGATCCCCGATGCCGCCGAGATCGGCAATACCTGGCTGTCCCCGGCAGCCCAGGGAACCGGCATCAATACCGAGGCGAAGCTGCTCCTGCTCCGCCATGCCTTCGAGACCTGGGGCGTGCGGCGCATCTCGCTGCGCGCGGACGCCCGCAACGGCCGCTCGCGCGCCGCGATGGAACGGCTCGGGTTCACCTGCGAGGGGGTCCGCCGGGCCCATTCGAGGGGCCTCGACGGCGCGGTCCGCAGTACGGCGTTCTACTCCATCCTCGACGAGGAGTGGCCCACCGTGCGGTCGGTCATCGAGCATCGGATGTCGGCGGGCGCGCAGCGCAAGCGGCGCCGCAAGACGCTCATCCCGGCGTAA
- a CDS encoding SIS domain-containing protein, with product MSGSRITFLEGQADQGAALARIADRVRTQLATPELAGLRGAERPLFTGIGASYAALAVPVQQLREAGIVTQRVLSSEIETGTEGFDTDCLIAVSQGGRSSETIAAFECAAPGITKTALLNVVPSPLGDLADLTVDLGNEPDSYASTIGYTGTVVALDLIAGAVAGREGDPWGQIAEQTTTVHEQATEVVAGLRDRGARCIASDGVAAGASRASAEEGALLLREVVRMTAAASATRNYLHGEMESAGNTLHLVYGDGREIELARSLAGAGHLTLLITTAETAPADNLSVVRLPEVADAVRVVLETVVLQELVAQLSAERNVPIESFVFANDDTKQGGLDMSDFEVAAFTQA from the coding sequence ATGTCCGGATCCCGCATCACCTTCCTCGAAGGCCAGGCCGACCAGGGCGCAGCCCTCGCCCGGATCGCCGACCGCGTCCGCACCCAGCTCGCCACCCCGGAGCTGGCCGGCCTGCGCGGCGCCGAACGCCCCCTCTTCACCGGCATCGGCGCCTCCTACGCCGCCCTCGCCGTCCCCGTGCAGCAGCTGCGCGAAGCCGGGATCGTCACCCAGCGGGTCCTGTCCAGCGAGATCGAGACCGGCACCGAAGGCTTCGACACCGACTGCCTGATCGCCGTCTCCCAGGGCGGCCGCAGCTCCGAGACCATCGCCGCCTTCGAGTGCGCCGCCCCGGGGATCACGAAGACCGCGCTGCTCAACGTGGTCCCGTCCCCGCTCGGCGACCTCGCCGACCTGACGGTGGACCTCGGCAACGAGCCCGACTCCTACGCCTCGACCATCGGCTACACCGGCACCGTCGTCGCCCTCGACCTGATCGCGGGCGCCGTGGCGGGACGCGAAGGCGACCCGTGGGGCCAGATCGCGGAGCAGACCACCACGGTCCACGAGCAGGCCACCGAGGTCGTGGCGGGACTGCGCGACCGCGGCGCCCGCTGCATCGCCTCCGACGGCGTGGCGGCCGGCGCCTCCCGGGCCTCCGCCGAAGAGGGCGCGCTGCTGCTGCGCGAAGTGGTGCGGATGACCGCGGCCGCCTCGGCGACCCGCAACTACCTGCACGGCGAGATGGAGTCGGCGGGCAACACCCTCCACCTCGTCTACGGCGACGGGCGCGAGATCGAGCTGGCCCGCTCGCTCGCGGGCGCCGGCCACCTCACCCTGCTGATCACCACGGCCGAGACCGCCCCGGCGGACAACCTGTCGGTCGTCCGCCTCCCCGAGGTCGCGGACGCGGTCCGGGTGGTCCTGGAGACGGTGGTCCTCCAGGAGCTGGTCGCCCAGCTCAGCGCCGAGCGCAACGTCCCGATCGAGTCCTTCGTCTTCGCCAACGACGACACCAAGCAGGGCGGCCTCGACATGTCCGACTTCGAGGTGGCGGCCTTCACCCAGGCCTAG
- a CDS encoding TolB family protein: protein MTLHRRILILVSAIALLAAVGALAVVRASSRADEKNQVQAGGPPITRGEVTLAPGDGGRRIVFRNMAWGPHRDELSTVPADAPEGARTASAVSCLRFHSAGGTGICLQAEKGGVQDSYKAVVLDAHLKEVSSHPLAGIPTRARVSPGGHLVAWTVFVGGDSYAGTNFSTRTSLLDLRTGRFDASLEDFAIHKDGKTYRNADVNFWGVTFAADEQTFYATLATGGQTYLVRGDLTARTVTTLRENLECPSLSPDGTRLVFKKRVPGLSPDAPWRLYVLDLATMAETPLAEERSVDDQVVWTDDRTVVYSLPGDFGADLYSLPTDGSGAPARYMTSALAPAFLG from the coding sequence ATGACCCTGCATCGCCGGATCCTGATCCTCGTCTCGGCCATCGCCCTGCTCGCCGCCGTCGGAGCGCTCGCCGTCGTACGGGCCTCCTCGCGCGCCGACGAGAAGAACCAGGTCCAGGCCGGCGGGCCACCGATCACCCGGGGCGAGGTCACCCTCGCCCCGGGCGACGGCGGTCGGCGGATCGTGTTCCGCAACATGGCCTGGGGGCCGCACCGCGACGAGCTCTCCACCGTGCCCGCCGACGCGCCCGAAGGCGCCCGTACCGCCTCCGCGGTCAGCTGCCTGCGCTTCCACTCCGCGGGCGGCACCGGGATCTGCCTCCAGGCGGAGAAGGGCGGGGTGCAGGACAGCTACAAGGCCGTCGTCCTCGACGCGCACCTGAAGGAGGTCTCCAGCCACCCGCTGGCCGGCATCCCCACCCGGGCGCGGGTCTCGCCCGGCGGCCACCTGGTCGCCTGGACGGTCTTCGTGGGCGGGGACTCCTACGCCGGCACGAACTTCTCCACCCGGACCTCGCTGCTGGACCTGCGGACGGGGAGGTTCGACGCCTCGCTGGAGGACTTCGCGATCCACAAGGACGGCAAGACGTACCGCAACGCCGACGTCAACTTCTGGGGGGTCACCTTCGCGGCCGACGAGCAGACCTTCTACGCCACGCTCGCGACCGGCGGCCAGACCTACCTGGTCCGCGGCGACCTCACCGCGCGCACGGTGACCACGCTGCGCGAGAACCTGGAATGCCCGTCCCTGTCGCCCGACGGGACCCGGCTGGTCTTCAAGAAGCGGGTGCCCGGCCTGTCGCCGGACGCGCCGTGGCGGCTGTACGTCCTGGACCTGGCCACGATGGCGGAGACCCCGCTCGCCGAGGAGCGCAGCGTGGACGACCAGGTGGTGTGGACCGACGACCGGACGGTCGTCTACTCCCTGCCCGGAGACTTCGGCGCCGACCTGTACTCGCTGCCCACGGACGGCAGCGGAGCACCGGCCCGGTACATGACCTCGGCCCTCGCCCCCGCCTTCCTCGGCTGA
- a CDS encoding PTS transporter subunit EIIC — protein sequence MSTATVPAAAPAAGKKPGRVMPVLQRIGRSLMLPVATLPAAALLTRLGGADLLGRENFPMIVQKLAMVLAAAGDTVFAHLPLLFAVGVAIGFAKKSDGSTALAAVVGYLVFKAVLASPAFPKGVDGEPLDAKVLGGIVMGLVAALLYQRYSRTKLPEWLGFFGGRRLVPILSAFAGVGMGVVFGVVWPTVGGWFFHFGEWLVGTGAWGAGLFGLVVRALIPIGMHHFFSVFPWFEAGSFVNPATGTEVHGDVARFLAGDPTAGQFMTGGFPIYMFALPAAAMAIAHTARPENRTMIKGMMISVALTSFVTGVTEPIEFAFMFVAPVLYAIHAFLFGVSMAVCYALGIRDGFGFSSGAIDYIVNYGIATKPWMLIPIGLAFAAIYYVLFRWAIVRFDLPTPGRERDEDAQPQPGTEADASA from the coding sequence ATGAGTACGGCCACCGTCCCGGCTGCCGCACCGGCCGCCGGAAAGAAGCCGGGCCGCGTCATGCCGGTCCTGCAGCGCATCGGCCGCAGCCTGATGCTGCCCGTGGCCACGCTGCCGGCCGCAGCCCTGCTGACCCGGCTCGGCGGCGCCGACCTCCTGGGCCGCGAGAACTTCCCGATGATCGTGCAGAAGCTCGCGATGGTCCTGGCGGCCGCCGGTGACACCGTGTTCGCCCACCTGCCGCTGCTCTTCGCGGTCGGCGTGGCCATCGGCTTCGCGAAGAAGTCCGACGGCTCCACCGCCCTGGCGGCCGTGGTCGGCTACCTGGTCTTCAAGGCAGTCCTCGCCAGCCCCGCCTTCCCCAAGGGCGTGGACGGCGAACCGCTCGACGCCAAAGTCCTCGGGGGCATCGTGATGGGCCTGGTCGCGGCCCTCCTCTACCAGCGCTACAGCCGGACCAAGCTGCCCGAGTGGCTCGGCTTCTTCGGCGGCCGCAGGCTCGTACCCATCCTGAGCGCCTTCGCGGGCGTCGGCATGGGAGTGGTATTCGGAGTGGTCTGGCCGACCGTCGGCGGCTGGTTCTTCCACTTCGGCGAGTGGCTGGTCGGCACCGGCGCCTGGGGCGCGGGCCTCTTCGGCCTCGTCGTCCGGGCCCTCATCCCGATCGGGATGCACCACTTCTTCTCGGTCTTCCCCTGGTTCGAGGCCGGCAGCTTCGTCAACCCCGCCACCGGCACCGAGGTGCACGGAGACGTCGCCCGCTTCCTCGCCGGCGACCCGACCGCGGGCCAGTTCATGACCGGCGGCTTCCCGATCTACATGTTCGCGCTCCCGGCCGCCGCCATGGCCATCGCGCACACCGCCCGCCCCGAGAACCGCACGATGATCAAGGGCATGATGATCTCCGTCGCCCTGACCTCCTTCGTCACCGGCGTGACCGAGCCCATCGAGTTCGCCTTCATGTTCGTGGCCCCGGTCCTCTACGCGATCCACGCCTTCCTCTTCGGCGTCTCGATGGCCGTCTGCTACGCCCTCGGCATCCGCGACGGCTTCGGGTTCTCCTCCGGCGCCATCGACTACATCGTCAACTACGGCATCGCCACGAAGCCCTGGATGCTCATCCCGATCGGCCTGGCCTTCGCCGCCATCTACTACGTGCTCTTCCGCTGGGCGATCGTCAGGTTCGACCTTCCGACCCCGGGCCGCGAACGGGACGAGGACGCGCAGCCGCAGCCGGGCACCGAGGCCGACGCCTCCGCCTGA
- a CDS encoding (2Fe-2S)-binding protein: MDFTPVLRQLRSVGPFFTVAYGKEPPGPGFRPLTELYGQQLGAYVDEIGRRLGSGPGRVAASTAQFGIASRLWSIALGGAALSGRAPDLGPDRVWWRLPGAGSLELWLPEPTALPAAVPGETLAQSLADTVLTDNLALLDDRLRTRFGVSPQVLRGNAASGLVGAVRVLGDRVPGEAAAALAAELLADGGPLGASGTFVHEPGLGVAFVRRSCCLYYRAPGGGLCGDCVLRTR; this comes from the coding sequence ATGGACTTCACGCCGGTACTGCGGCAGCTGCGCTCCGTCGGGCCGTTCTTCACCGTGGCGTACGGGAAGGAGCCGCCGGGGCCCGGCTTCCGCCCGCTCACCGAGCTCTACGGGCAGCAGCTCGGGGCCTACGTGGACGAGATCGGGCGGCGGCTCGGGAGCGGCCCCGGGCGGGTGGCCGCCTCGACCGCGCAGTTCGGGATCGCCTCCCGGCTCTGGTCGATCGCCCTGGGCGGCGCCGCCCTGTCCGGCCGGGCTCCGGACCTGGGCCCCGACCGGGTGTGGTGGCGGCTCCCCGGGGCCGGGTCGCTGGAACTGTGGCTGCCCGAGCCCACCGCACTGCCCGCAGCAGTGCCCGGCGAGACGCTGGCGCAGTCGCTGGCGGACACCGTGCTCACGGACAACCTCGCCCTGCTCGACGACCGGCTGCGCACCCGGTTCGGCGTCTCGCCGCAGGTGCTGCGCGGGAACGCCGCCTCCGGGCTGGTCGGCGCGGTGCGGGTGCTCGGCGACCGGGTGCCGGGGGAGGCGGCGGCGGCCCTCGCGGCCGAGCTCCTCGCGGACGGCGGGCCGCTCGGCGCCTCGGGCACCTTCGTCCACGAACCCGGCCTCGGGGTGGCCTTCGTGCGCCGCAGCTGCTGCCTGTACTACCGCGCGCCGGG
- a CDS encoding alpha/beta fold hydrolase has product MNPLIGNGVNVFFEDLGPRDGAPVILIHGHPFNHSMWSPQTAALTAAGYRVITPDLRGYGQSPVVPGKTLLADFADDLAALLDSLGVEQAVVGGVSMGGQIALEMRLRHPGLVRALVLSDTSAPPETDEGKTYRRELAERLLEEGMKPYTDEVIDKMLAAYNVTAMPEAAAKVTAMMYATDPQGAAAALRGRAERPDYAPVLAALPASVPCLILVGRDDVYTPVAEAESMRSLAPHSVLAVIDGAGHLPGVEQPEAFNRALLEFLEAH; this is encoded by the coding sequence ATGAACCCCCTGATTGGCAATGGCGTGAACGTCTTTTTCGAGGACTTGGGTCCCCGCGACGGAGCCCCCGTAATCCTCATCCACGGACATCCCTTCAACCACTCGATGTGGTCCCCCCAGACGGCGGCCCTGACCGCCGCCGGTTACCGTGTGATCACCCCTGACCTGCGCGGATACGGTCAGAGCCCGGTCGTGCCCGGCAAGACCCTGCTCGCCGACTTCGCCGATGATCTGGCCGCCCTGCTCGATTCCCTGGGCGTCGAACAGGCGGTCGTCGGGGGTGTGTCCATGGGCGGGCAGATCGCACTCGAGATGCGGCTGCGCCACCCGGGTCTGGTACGGGCCCTCGTGCTCAGCGACACCTCCGCTCCGCCGGAGACCGACGAAGGCAAGACCTACCGCCGCGAGCTCGCCGAGCGGCTCCTCGAGGAGGGGATGAAGCCCTACACCGACGAGGTCATAGACAAGATGCTCGCGGCGTACAACGTGACCGCGATGCCCGAGGCGGCGGCGAAGGTGACCGCGATGATGTACGCCACCGACCCCCAGGGCGCGGCCGCCGCGCTGCGCGGGCGGGCCGAGCGGCCCGACTACGCGCCCGTGCTCGCCGCACTGCCGGCCTCCGTGCCCTGCCTGATCCTGGTCGGGCGCGACGACGTGTACACCCCGGTCGCCGAAGCCGAGTCCATGCGGTCACTGGCCCCGCACTCGGTGCTCGCCGTGATCGATGGGGCGGGGCACCTGCCGGGCGTTGAGCAGCCGGAGGCCTTCAACCGGGCACTGCTGGAGTTCCTCGAGGCGCACTGA
- a CDS encoding MFS transporter, producing MYVADSRGTPAPAVTPEPQAVAPGIRPGRRAALAPTVLALGTVSLITDVSSEMVTAVLPLYLVAGLGLTPLGFGLLDGLYNGVSALVRLTGGHLGDRFGRHKALAGIGYGLSALCKPLLLLAHTLPAIGAVLALDRTGKGLRTAPRDALISLSAAPEDRGRAFGVHRAMDTAGALIGPILAFLILRGAAEGYDAVFTVSACVAALGVLVLVLFVPGRRTAPTATGAPVSLRASFGLLGRRDLRRISLCALLLGLCTVSDAFVFLLLQHSTGIADRWFALLPLGTAAAFFLLALPLGRLADRIGRWRVFLGGHLALLAAYGILLVGGDQPALPYAVLLLHGAFYAATDGVLMATAAGAVPEEHQGGGLALVQTGQALARFAASLGFGAAWTFWGARPALAVAAVLLAGAVALCVRLRPQDGAGGGAAPEAGADPSGPEAPVADPAV from the coding sequence ATGTACGTTGCGGACAGTCGCGGCACCCCCGCGCCCGCCGTGACCCCCGAGCCGCAGGCCGTCGCCCCGGGCATCCGCCCGGGGCGGCGCGCCGCGCTCGCCCCCACGGTGCTCGCCCTCGGCACGGTCAGCCTCATCACCGACGTCTCCTCGGAGATGGTCACGGCCGTGCTCCCGCTCTACCTCGTCGCCGGACTCGGGCTCACCCCCCTCGGCTTCGGCCTGCTCGACGGCCTCTACAACGGCGTCAGCGCCCTCGTCCGGCTCACCGGCGGCCACCTCGGCGACCGCTTCGGCCGCCACAAGGCCCTCGCCGGCATCGGCTACGGGCTCTCCGCCCTGTGCAAGCCGCTCCTGCTGCTCGCCCACACCCTGCCCGCCATCGGGGCCGTGCTCGCGCTCGACCGCACCGGCAAGGGCCTGCGCACCGCCCCGCGCGACGCGCTGATCTCCCTGTCGGCCGCCCCCGAGGACCGCGGCCGGGCCTTCGGCGTGCACCGCGCCATGGACACCGCAGGGGCGCTGATCGGACCGATCCTGGCCTTCCTGATCCTGCGCGGCGCAGCCGAGGGCTACGACGCCGTCTTCACGGTCAGCGCCTGCGTGGCCGCGCTCGGCGTCCTGGTGCTGGTGCTCTTCGTACCGGGCCGGCGCACCGCGCCCACCGCCACCGGAGCCCCCGTCTCGCTGCGGGCCTCCTTCGGGCTGCTGGGCCGCCGCGACCTGCGCCGGATCAGCCTCTGCGCGCTCCTGCTCGGCCTGTGCACCGTCAGCGACGCCTTCGTCTTCCTGCTGCTCCAGCACTCCACCGGCATCGCCGACCGCTGGTTCGCCCTGCTGCCCCTGGGCACCGCCGCCGCGTTCTTCCTGCTCGCGCTGCCGCTCGGCCGGCTCGCCGACCGCATCGGCCGCTGGCGCGTCTTCCTCGGCGGCCACCTCGCCCTGCTCGCCGCCTACGGGATCCTCCTCGTCGGAGGGGACCAGCCGGCGCTCCCGTACGCGGTCCTCCTGCTGCACGGCGCGTTCTACGCGGCCACCGACGGGGTGCTCATGGCCACCGCCGCCGGAGCCGTACCCGAGGAGCACCAAGGCGGGGGCCTCGCCCTCGTCCAGACCGGCCAGGCCCTCGCCCGGTTCGCCGCCTCGCTCGGCTTCGGGGCCGCCTGGACGTTCTGGGGCGCCCGCCCCGCGCTGGCCGTCGCCGCCGTGCTCCTGGCCGGGGCCGTCGCGCTCTGCGTCCGGCTGCGGCCGCAGGACGGCGCCGGAGGCGGAGCGGCTCCCGAGGCCGGCGCGGACCCGTCGGGCCCCGAGGCCCCCGTGGCCGACCCGGCCGTCTGA